The genomic segment ATGCTTACAGTTGGACTGAATGAAGTCGCGGTGTATACCAAAAGTATGTGGAAAATCTTGAGGCGTCTCAAGAAAAGTTGCACAGTGGCACATGATATAATGAAAGCTTTGATTAACATGACATCAATTAATCCGGTGAGTTGTGTATTTACATCCTTTAACTTGTTGGGGATTTAAAGTAAGGCTTATCTTTAAACACACTTGATCGTTTTCAGTCAGAGCTGTGGTCCTGTGTTGAGGGCCCTGTGCTGGACGTGTCCATGAATGGCGAAATTCTCTCTATGCTTCAGATTAAGAATCGCTTGATAAGCAGCCATTCGGACGGAACCATAAAGGTAAGGGAAAAAACCATTATTTACCGTTCATTTTGCTGCTTACTTGTTGCCATCTTGAGTACACGTGTATGGGGTTGTTTAGCCACGTTACTAATCAAGATTCTTGGTTGTTGGAGGTTGCATAAGACTGCAGTTCTTTACATTTAAACAACATATGCTTTACATTTCAACAAGATAttcttttttcaaaattttgtttgATCCTGTTGAATTTGTCCATAGAAATATACAGAATAGAGAACAGAACAGAACATAGGATTTGCATGGTTTAGATATTTAAACAACATATGCTTTACATTTCAACAAGATAAttcttttttcaaaattttgttttgaacCTGCTGAATTTGTCCATAGAAATATACAGAATAGAGAACAGAACATAGGATTTGCATGGTTTAGATATAAAGGTCCACATCCACAGAAAAATGGCCGAAGAGTTAAAATTATCATTAATTTTCTTTGGTTTAGATTTAAAATATCACATTTTTATATAGGTGAAATTTTTCTTGGATGAATAATGAATATGGTCAAAAATCTTTTTAATGACGATATCAAATAAACTTGAAATAAAGATGGATAATAATCTTGATTATCTTACATTTGATTcgataatatatttttcaatttctAATATAAACATTTCCCACTGCATTCAGGTGTGGGACACTGGAAGGAAGACTCCTCGATTAATTCAAGAAGTTCGTGAACACTCAAAGGCTGTTACGTGCCTTTATGTCCCACCTTTACACGACAAGCTGTACAGCGGATCTTTAGACAAAACTATCCGTGTAAGGCTTCATAtttcttatatatattaatttatgaCTCCAAACTCTATCAGAAAACCGTGAATGAAAATTCCCAATTATAGCATCTACTGAATTTGTGTTTCTTTATCATATACAGGTTTGGTCGATCAAACAGGATGAAATTTACTGTATTCAGGTACACGACGTGAAAGAATCTGTGGTTGTGTTGACAGCAAATGCTAGTTATGCTTGCTTTGCTTCTCAAGGACATGGAGTTAAGGTTGGCGTGCTAATCTTACACTTATTATCTAAACCTTTGATAAAAATACTAATGTTGTAAGCATCAACTTTGTCTAGGTTTATAATTGGTCGGGCGTACCGAGACACGTTAACTTAAACAAACAAATCAAGTGCCTTGCCTTTCATGGCGATAAAATCTACTGTGGTTCCTCTGGCTACACAATCCAGGTAAACGGATTCAACTCCAAAATATAATAAAGCATATGTCTGTGCAATTATGTCTGGTTTGGAGCGCAtcccttttatttcttgtttccATAATAGCCAAGTTACCTGTCTCCCTATCGTTCTTCATGATCCACTTCTCGAGATATACGTACTCAAGATCATCATGTTTTCCAAGAGTCGTTTTCGTGTAAAAAGTATGCAAAATTTGGTAACAGGAGGTGGATTTAAGAACACAAACATCATCAACATTTTACTCTGGTGCCAAAAAGTTACTAGGCAAACAAACAATCCACTCACTTGAAATTTACGGTGGCCTCATATTTGCTGGTGGAACTTCGGCTGATGGTACAGCAGGAAAGGTGTTAACTTCTTTGGTATCTCAACTTGTTTTCAATCCCGAAACATAGTGAAAATTAAATCCAGTTTTACTGACCATATTTCTAACGACGTTTGCATTTTAAGGTATTTTCGCTGTCCAACAAGGCAGTGATTGGGTCGTTGTCAACTGGCCTTGACATTCATCAGATTGCTGTAAATAATGACTTCATACTTGCTGCCACAAAATGTGGGATGATAGAAGTTTGGCAAAAAGAAAGAATGACAAAGATCACACATATCAAAATGAGATGTGGAGGGAGTGCAAGAATTACGTCTCTCGCTACGGATTCAGAAGGGCAAAAGCTTTTTGCAGGAACCTCGGACGGCAAAATCCAGGTACCAAGAATGAAACATAGTTTTCTGCAAATGAGGAAGTGAAATCAAAgtacaatttttttaatcaatttttttccTTTCTAATTTGGGGTGGTTGCAGGCTTGGAGTTTGGACTGACAATTCTGATAGCTCAACGGGTTCTTGATCAGAGGAAATTTCTTCCTTATAGAAAATTCAAAGTTTTCTTGCTATATGTTTTTTTACACGCGAACTGCGTGACTCGAATCTGGACAAGGTGATTTTCATCAAGTTACTTGGCTTTATGTGAAAGTGTCTATGATCCAAGCCATTGTATTCTGACAAATCTTGAATGTGGAATCGTTGTATGTactaggaatttttttttataaaaaattaacttTTATCTGATAATTTGAAGAAGATTTGATATTTATATAACTGATAACTCTGCTTCTCCGTGCGGAATGATAAAATCAGTATTTtatatatctttttttttttatgtgaacCAGTGAATTCTTGTTCCATGTAAATTAACCATGCAATAATGCATGAAAATTTTGTCCATTTGCAGTTGGCACCGGAAAACTCATCACTAAGTAAATCAATATATTCATTAAAAAGAAATATTGTTTTAGCAAATACTCGACATAActcaaaaaaagaaaattattggATCCATTAGATTAGTATTTTTTTGGTTTGGTTGTTTGTTTGTTTATTGGgtctaaaaaaagaaagaagagtTGTTGGATccaacaaaataataataatatcttaCACGTGGGTCCCGCACACGGTCTTTTCATTTTCCATACAGTATCCTCTCTATACCCTTCCCTCCAATTTCCCTTCCCTCAATCATTTTCTTGACAACTCTGTGACCTGAAAACACGATTTTAGAAGAGAATCACGAGCTTCTTCTTCAAATATCAACCTCCTTCGTTAACTCCTCTTCTCAATAGCCACTCTACATTTCACACATCAAACGTACGGTTCAAGGAAACGAAGAAATGAGGGAAATCTTGCACATTCAGGGAGGGCAATGCGGAAACCAGATCGGATCAAAATTCTGGGAAGTGATTTGCGATGAGCACGGTGTGGACCCGACCGGGAAATTCAGCGGAGACGGATCGTCCGACACTCAGTTGGAACGGATAAATGTCTACTTCAACGAAGCGTCGGGTGGGAGGTATGTGCCTCGTGCGGTGCTCATGGATCTCGAGCCTGGGACAATGGATGCTATTAGATCCGGCACGTTTGGACAGATCTTCCGCCCCGATAACTTTGTGTTTGGACAGTCTGGTGCCGGGAATAATTGGGCTAAGGGACATTATACCGAGGGAGCGGAGTTGATTGATTCGGTGCTTGATGTTGTCAGGAAAGAGGCTGAAAATTGTGATTGCTTGCAAGGTTTGTATTCCGAGTTTTCATCTTCTTTTGCTTGTTTCCTGATAGTTTTCGTCTGAATTAATTAGTTGACGCAGGTTATATTCTGTAAATGTGCGTGGTTTGGCGGCATTATGGTTTTTGTGGGCGATTTTTGAAAAATGTGATTTATTATTTACATTTGGGTTCCTTGTTAGCATTGTTTTGCACATTGTTGTTAGATCTTGAGCCTACCGATAAATGCGTtcatgtgattttggtttggaGGGAATTTAATATAGATTTGGAATTATACTAATGCTTTAGTCTTGCTACTAGTTTATTGTAATTTTCAGGTgctcttttgaattttttgaaataaaatcagGACATTTGTTAATTATTGATTCGTTCGAATTTATGACCTTGTTTTACTTAGTGATGGTAGATATTTTACATCATTAAACAGAGATTTATTCTTGGGAGGTAAGTGTTTTGACAAAATGATTGTGTGAGAAGGTGGTTAGAATGCTTAAGAATTCAAGGTTCGTGAGATTCCCTTCCACATTTTGGTAATCGCCTCTCAGAATGTGTCTTCTTGAATTGAGATCTATGTGTATAACCATGTTTATTTTAGTGGGACTTGGGAGCTCCTCACCAGATGCAAATTACATATATTAGTTTTTATAGTTTTCGCTattatatttgattttagtGTGTTTTCATTGGTTCGATATAATTGGGACATTTACTGTACTGTTTAAGTTTTAACACATCGCATTTTTTGTACATGAGTATGACATATTCTTCCAATAGAAACAAGAATTCCGCTGGCAGTTTTTAAGTTTTAATTGTTTTCACTTGGTCAGGGTTCCAGGTTTGCCATTCACTGGGAGGCGGCACAGGATCTGGCATGGGTACCCTCTTGATTTCAAAGATCAGAGAGGAATATCCAGACAGGATGATGCTTACATTTTCTGTTTTCCCTTCGCCTAAGGTCTCCGACACTGTTGTAGAACCATATAATGCTACACTTTCTGTGCACCAGTTGGTGGAGAACGCAGATGAATGCATGGTACTTGACAATGAAGCCCTCTATGACATCTGTTTCAGGACGTTGAAGCTCAGCACTCCTAGCTGTAAGCACCTATTTATTTACTTcaagaaaatcatataaagGCTTGAAGCTTTAGGGCAAACTTGGATACAGAAACATTTTTCGTATACAGAAATgctttatttaagaaaatatttattggcCAAGGCTTTTGAAGTATTAATTTCTATGAAAAAGCATCAACACttttatatttgtatatatgtgtgtgtgtatgtatgtCTAACGAAATTAAGAAGCCAAGAGTAAAGAGTGTAAACCAAAAGCCTAAAAAGCCGCATCTCTTGGCTTCTTAATTTCGTTGTTTCTAAGTGCTAGTTAAAAAGTAAAAGCCTACAAAATATCACCTTTTTCTCAAAGAATCTTCTGTATCAAACAAACCCTGTCTTAGGTCTGCAGTTATTGaggaaaaaaatcaattttattttgttttggcAGTTGGAGACTTGAACCACTTGATCTCTGCAACTATGAGTGGAGTAACCTGTTGTTTAAGGTTCCCTGGTCAGCTCAATTCTGATCTCAGAAAACTCGCAGTGAACTTGATACCTTTCCCACGACTCCATTTCTTCATGGTGGGATTCGCCCCCCTCACCTCTCGTGGATCCCAGCAATACATCTCTCTCACTGTTCCCGAGCTAACTCAACAAATGTGGGATGCCAAGAACATGATGTGTGCTGCTGATCCTCGTCATGGTCGCTATCTGACTGCCTCTGCCATGTTCCGTGGGAAAATGAGCACCAAGGAGGTGGATGAACAGATGCTTAACGTGCAGAACAAGAACTCATCATACTTCGTTGAGTGGATCCCAAACAATGTGAAATCTAGTGCGTGTGACATCCCACCTCGAGGTCTTAAAATGGCATCCACTTTCATTGGAAATTCGACATCAATTCAAGAAATGTTTAGGAGAGTGAGTGAACAGTTCACTGCCATGTTCCGTCGGAAGGCCTTCTTGCACTGGTACACCGGGGAAGGCATGGATGAAATGGAGTTCACTGAAGCTGAGAGTAACATGAATGATTTGGTGGCCGAGTACCAGCAATATCAAGATGCTACTGCAGATGACGATGAACAGTATGAACACGAAGGGGGTGAAGAGGCTTACGAAGGTTAATATGGTATCATTCTCATTGCTTTCTGCGATCTAAAATCTTCTCTACACAATTGTGTTTCATTTCACGTCTttagatgatgatatgtggacTATTATTTATGACACATTATCATTTATCTATACACATGAGACAACGGATGAAATATTATTGGAAATAGGAGATGTGGGATCGCTTCCCcgtttttttttcttcatgGAATTCGTGTAACATTTATTTGTTGTGTTATCATTCTTCCAGTTTGCTGATGTTTTTCACAAGTTTCATGTTACGAACTGTGTTTAGTATGAATATTATTGTCAATGTGGATTTAAATGCATTTGTTTGGTAATTATGAGCCAAACCAGGAGACCTTCCCGAGTCAGGTCGTATTAGTTATATGTCCATCctgcggaaagtaaagcaaaaTGAAATTGTACGTAACATATAGGCTCAAACTCAAGCCACAGTTGCGAAAACATGAAATGTGGCAAAAAAGTCATTGTAACTTAACTTTTGGGGTCAATGGTATTTTGAAAACCAATACCAATAGAAGAATGCAAAGATAGAATTAATGATCGTGTAAAAAGTTCCACTTCTAATATACAAACTTCCATCGTGTCACTAAtggcaaaaataataaaaaaatttaagttgtggctaactacaaaaaaaaaaaaaaactaattaatATCATGGTCTCGATAATTTTATACCACAAGCGCTCCTCATGGACTTGATCTTGATTAATCCCTTCCTCATCCTCCTAGCTTCAGCAAATCTGGCCCGTTTATCAGCGATCTCTCGATTCACATCCAACGGTTGAGTTGAGTACACCCCAAAAGCCTCTTCAGCAGATAGGTTCGGATCAGGAATTCCAGATGGGCCCACTTGGTTGTCCGATTTAAGCCCATTGTTAGGTGGGTACATTTGGGCTCTAATTGGCCCAAATGGATGATGAAGTTTATGAGCAGTCTGATAACCGACGAATTGCTGCAGATGAGGCAACATGATAGTTTCATCATGTTGGATAAAATCAATTCCAAGATTCAGAAATCTGCCCATGTCCCTTTGAGACTCTTCTTTACTTTGGCGAGTTTTTAGTGCCTGTAGAAAAGATAAATATGGTAACCAAAATGATAGTAAAAAGACATCTCATATTTTGTCACATTATAATTTGCAATCAAATAATGTTAATTTCTTATTCCTTAAAAAAAGTCATGAAAGTGATGGGTTTATACCTCTTGTTTCATTGGTTTTATGTCTGAGTTCTGGGCTTTCAACTCGTTTAATTGTTTTCTCACATTTTCCACCACCTATTAAATTGGAAAAACACGTAGAAAATGATTAAGATAATCAAGAAAAGTCTAGAATAAGAAAAaggtttatttatatttttgaataaaatctTTTTTGACAGACTCGCCACTCTCCATGCTTGGTTAACTCTTCAATCTTATTGATGAACTCCGCCCTTGACTGCAAAAATCATTGGTATAAACTAATCTAcaagaaacaaattgaaaatattCGCAGTATCAGGGGGGATTAAATAAGCCTGAATTAAGGGATGAATAGAAGTTTGCAAATAAAAAGGTGAAAAAAAGGATATATTTGAAGCATAATGAAGGGAAATCTATTGAAAATAACAGAAACTGGGGGGAGAGAAAAACAATTACGCACCcttttcttcaatcttctttgaaGAACGCTTGGACTTTCCATCAGGCTCACTAGGCGAGAAAGAGAGCGGAGTGGCAGGACTGGAAGTGGCCGCCGCCTCAGCCTCAGCCTCAGCCAGTGATCTTCTGAATTCAATCTCTTCTTCTGCAATCTGAACCGAGGGTGGCGCAGACGGAGCCGCATCCAGGCAAGATCTCCTCTTTCTGCAACCCCAGATGAAACTCGGGAACGGGGTTAGATTTTCAAGCCCCAGAAGAATCTGAGAGACGGACAATTCGTCCTATGTAGCAGAAGCAAACAAAGAGCTATTACTCGTTGTTTCATCGAACCATTACTCGTGGAGATTTACATATATATTAGTATTTTTTAAGGCATATATGTTAGTATTGATATACACATATAATTCGAATATATTAGAGAAAACggaatgaaaaaaatatttcaatatctaGTCAAGTCGTAAAATATTAATCATGTCTTTTTAATAACAATTGAAACTATCATTACTATTTTTCGGTGcatatttgataaaattttagATTAATACAATAACGGAAAATCACATTCCTCGTATAAACTACTATGAACAAATTATGTACAATAAACTGGCCTAAAAATATTTGTAAGATTAATCAAACTTCTCATAATTGATCATCTATTTCACTTAATCCTATTTTCCATTAATCTCGTCTTATTCAAAACCTTTATATTCTATTTTTATACCGAAAGTAAAGTTAAAAAAACCTTGAAAATACGATTTAAAAAGCTAGAAGAATAtttttaatacaaattaattttcATCTATAGACCAAAAGAACGACACGACAGACATTTAGTTAGCCTGttcttaatttattatttttattactaaTTGGGTCTATCGCTCATCTTTTGGAGCGCCATGACgatgaaataaattaaaaagaaaaaaacatatattaccgaaaatattaatattaaaatatataatatatagagAGCATTTGAGatatgaatttaaaataattaaaatacaggaAATTTAGACTTCTTGCTACTAGTTTACGAAAACTCAAATCTATACTTCAATTTAAACAATCCATTAGGATGTTGAGATATGAATTTTGTATCAAACTCCTTTGAACGTACTGCAATTGCAGCACAATACAAATACCATTCAAGAAAAATAAAGGAAACGGTTAACACTCGAAAATTCAGACGCGAGGAACAAATATAAGGCTATTACTGCAGATTCCCGTCTAGTTAAATAGTTTGATGAGGCGAGAGTAAAATTAGAACACTTAAGTCAAGAAACAAAGAACATCAAGAGAAATAATCCAAAGTTTGGTCTAAGATGTTCTCCGTTTCTTCTCTTTTTTAACAGTTACCCCAAAATCTTCATCTGTATCATCTTCTGAAGAGTTGTCCTTGCTCTTGCGTTTCTTTGACTGCTTCGTTACAACTTTCGAACTAGCCGTCTTTTTTTTCTGTACTGAAATGGGCGATGCGGCTGATTTCCTCACAATTGTAACTGATTCTGCTTTCTTCTTGACCACAACAGTTTTTGTTGGGGTACCTAGCTTTTGTTGCTGTGCCCTTTTCTGTTTTTTCTCGAAAACCTTCTTGGCCTCATCCTTTGGAAGTAAACCAGACTCCATCATCCTGGAATTATATTAGCAAATGTTTTGACTGTATACTTACGTTCATTCTAGTTGGCAATGCATATTCGTAAATAGTACTGTCGAAGGTAGTTTATACATATGAAATGTAAGCTCTAGTGTTTTAACCTAGACTACGACATATGTACAACAACCGCATCGTATGATATGCACAAGTGCAAGGGAGGTTATATGGAAGACCAAAAGATTGATAAGAAAGGgcaatcaaaataaaaaaattcatatgaaCACTAAATCACTACAGTGATTTGAAAATAAATCTATCTAAATCATGTAAAATATCAACCTGTACAGCGGGAAACTCTAGGGGATATTGTAAAATCTCTATGATAGCATAACACCAATGACGTACAGTGCGAGCGCAAAAAATTGCTAATATTCTACTCTGATTAGGTAGAGAATGATGATCTGAAAGGCTCCAAAAGAATCACATAAAAATCCCATACAAAAAAAGTACAAGAAAGAGAAAAACTACTCCATTTTTCTCTTGCATTTTCAGATCCAAGCTTCCATACTATCATCATATAGCAACAGTATTTATAGTATTCAATCAAGGTATTTTCATGAGAAACCAAAGgcgaaaaaaaagaagaatagAGAGATGTGTTTAGGCTACTAGTAGAACAGCCAATCCATTCATCATGAACTTTCAATGAGCTTAGCCATCAAAACTAAGACATATAACCACATTGACATAACACTCACCAAAACCACACAACACTCACAGGGGATGAAAACTTGAAGTTGCATCTACTCTGGCAAAAGAAAgaacaaaatgaaaaaaaagaaaaaaatagagaGAGAGACATTGGGAAGCAATCATGCAGTCAATATCGCCCTATAACATCAATGAGATAGATAATGTATTAGTTCCTGGATAATTCCAGATTAACTTGCTATCCAGATGAATAACAAACCAGTCTTGcaatgaagaaaacaaatcGAACCAAACAAATTTTCAAAAAGTTAGAAAGAAACCTCACCATATTGAGGCCATCTCACTGCTGGGCACTTGCTTATACAAAGTCTCATAGAAAATCCTCAATGGGTCTCTCTGAAAAGCCAATTCAAAAACACAAATTCGTCCAAAATATCCAATTTGGAACACAATTTTTAAAACATTAACACATCAAATTCAAACTGAAGGGGCAAAAGGCAAGCTTACTTCCTCAGGAGGGTCCCTCTTTTGACCTGGTAAATGAAAGACTTTCCTTTCCCTTTTCTTAATATCCTTATCAGTATCACCTGCTTTACCTCCCTTCTTCTTCTGCATCTCCACCTCTTCTTTCTTTGTTTTATTTACCTCTCCCTATTCATCCAAAACCCACCAAAAATCATAAACCAAAAAcagcaacaaaaaaaaaaactaaggcCAAAAAGATTATATTTTTACCTTCTTGTCCGGCTTGTTGGAGGAGTTTTTTGAGCTGGAATTTTCCAAATCTTCACCAGTTTCTTCTTTTTTCACCTTTTTAACTTCTTTCTTGACTTTGAGCTCGGATTTTAGTGTGGCATTGCTGCTGCCAGGCGATTTCTTCTTGCGATTGACAAAAGTGGACGCAATGCTCTTTTCGTCTTCCTCGTCTTTTACTTCCTCTTTCTTCACGAGTTTCGAATCTTCCTCAGGCATTTCCAAGAAGGAGAAATCAAATATTCGTGAAAATTATAAGTTCCAAGAGGAAGATATTCGTTACTTTTTTCGGATTTGAGAACCCTGAGAGAAATGAGAACCAAGGGTTTCAAATGCCATTTTGCCGAGCTCTGCGATCCTGGGCTCCTCTAGTAAACAAATTGGGCCTTGAAGCCCAATCATTATTCAAGTTTTACATGAGTCAATCAGGGTCTTAATTATGCATGAAGTTTTTTTTGTTGATAAAATATAACAATTTTTCcccaaatattattattattattattattattattattattattattattattaatattattattattattattaatattattattattattattatttcttttTCCAAAATTCACGATTAATCAGGTCTAGACAAATTGGGACAGACCGTATGTACAGACAACGGAATTAATTAGATGCTTCAattctgtattttttttaaaaaaaaattcagattaAGCGATTAATCCAAtgaaaaaagaaattaaaattctAAGATAATCGAAGATAAGTCGCTAACAATAAAATTTCACTGATTgaccaaaaataaaaatcagGCCAAGTTATAGGACCAACTTACAACTTTAACTCATCTAATTTTGGAATTTCTTTCtaatctaaatttttttattaataatttttgaaagcattcaaaaaacaaaaatatttaaacataAGCGTATaatatttatcattttataCAAGTATAACATATGAAGGGAATATGAGTACTTTCAATTGTGATTCACAACTAATATGTAGCAATATATTGATCACTGATTAGAGAATATATTCTTCTTCCTTTTCTTTACTTTCATGATGAATTTAAAAAGGTAAACAACCATATTTGCATCAATCCCTTGCATTATGCGTGTAAATAAATATGACTTATATTTTGTTTGGCATCCatataatataatcaaaataaaaaGCAGAATTTGTGCTAAAGCACACATATTTTGATTATAAAGTTTAGTTATCCTCGTATATATTCTCATGCATCAACTCTTAAATTTCGAAAACAAGAAATATTTTCCAGACGGTGAAGAAATAATCAAGAAAACGAAATAGAAAATGGGTTggtttgtaagagacaagagggGTATAAGCTGGAAAGATCAAACCCTAGATTCAATATCACTGCCGCCTCTGCCATTAGTGGTGTTTTTCGGGATCTTCATCATGTTACTGTATTTTGCATCTTATTCGGAGTTTAAAGAAAAGGTGGAAAGAAGCAAGATGGGGTTGAGGTTCGGCCTCATTCTGCTGCCACTCGTGGCGGTTCTGGTGGTGAACATGATGATGCTCCGCCGCAGGTGGTGGCGCCACCACTTTGGAATCCAGAGGCACGCGTCATGGGCGGAGGAGGAGGGGAGTTCTCCGGTGGGTTTGTTGATCGTCTTGGTGGTGGTTCTTGTTATGGTTTATTATCAGTCTTCTTTCCAGTACGCTTGGTTTAGACGCTTTTAGGGAATATTCTCGTTTGGTATcaaaaattttttaattaaaaaagtatttttttaagttggcttttaaaattgtttttttaagtaaaagttGTGTTAATATTGTGTTTGGATGAATAGATAAAAAGcactttttaaattaataaatgtgATTAGATACATATAATTAAAGTGCTTTTTTAActcattaatttatatatatatatatatatatatatatatatatatatatatatatatatatatatatatatatatatatattataacggATTTCTAAACAAATGTGatgtataaatataaattattaaattcataccaaaacaataaaatattgaaatctTAAAAACCGTAAAAACAATTGTTAATAACATTGGTTAATGTTTACATTCtactttaatttatttaaataaaaactaaTAGTTCAATGTCGACCTTGTATTGGCAGTGAATTTCTTATGTCATCACAAGCTCTTGCCATCTCGTACCTCTGTCAtggacataaacattttcaccaTCTTCCtcgatttcttgtaaatcatcaATATTTTCGAGTTATTCAAGAATATCTCCAGCCGCATCATATCGCCTTATGAAATTGTGTAAAGCAAAACATGCCactataattttaaattgagTATCTAGACAAAATGTGGGCATATTTTGTAACACCTTCCATCGTGCTTTGCACACTCCAAATGTTCTTTCAATAACCGTCCTTAAACTGGAATGATGATAATTAAATACTTCGTTTTTTGATCTGAACTTTGGAGCCAATCGAAATTGAGGTAAATGATATCTAGTATCTTTATACGGTCCAATCCGCCTTATTATTCCCATCAGCAACAAATCCAAGTTCAACAATCTCAATCGTATATCTAGGTAATTGACTTGGATTTGATAATCCACGTTTAGGAGCTAACTTCGAATACATTCtatattcaaaaaataaaacataaaaaaacaaTAGGGAGTGTAGATTCTGCAGCAAAAAGAAAGCTAGAAAAAAATGAACCAACAAAAACCTcgacgaaaaaaaaaattgtaccttGTAGAAGAATGGAGAAAAGATTGAGAGGAGGCTACTGGTGGATGTTTTTTTTAGGTTATTGAAAAAGCTAGTGGAAAAAGCTCTAAAATAGGACTTTTAAAAAAGTTCTAATTTCAACTTAATTAAGTGCTTTTTTAAGCACTAGAAGCCCACCCAAAcaagttaaaaattaaaaaaaacactttttttataataaaaaacatttttttaattgtAGCTTCTTATACCAAACGGGCATATAGTACTGTGCTCTTGTAAAATGAATCAAACCGCATGtttttatcaaattataatatttCATTCATTAAGTTACTATGAAACTTAAAAC from the Primulina eburnea isolate SZY01 chromosome 3, ASM2296580v1, whole genome shotgun sequence genome contains:
- the LOC140825742 gene encoding uncharacterized protein is translated as MPEEDSKLVKKEEVKDEEDEKSIASTFVNRKKKSPGSSNATLKSELKVKKEVKKVKKEETGEDLENSSSKNSSNKPDKKGEVNKTKKEEVEMQKKKGGKAGDTDKDIKKRERKVFHLPGQKRDPPEERDPLRIFYETLYKQVPSSEMASIWMMESGLLPKDEAKKVFEKKQKRAQQQKLGTPTKTVVVKKKAESVTIVRKSAASPISVQKKKTASSKVVTKQSKKRKSKDNSSEDDTDEDFGVTVKKEKKRRTS
- the LOC140828098 gene encoding uncharacterized protein isoform X1; this encodes MRLRLRHPRFRLQKKRLNSEDHWLRLRLRRRPLPVLPLRSLSRLVSLMESPSVLQRRLKKRSRAEFINKIEELTKHGEWRVVENVRKQLNELKAQNSDIKPMKQEALKTRQSKEESQRDMGRFLNLGIDFIQHDETIMLPHLQQFVGYQTAHKLHHPFGPIRAQMYPPNNGLKSDNQVGPSGIPDPNLSAEEAFGVYSTQPLDVNREIADKRARFAEARRMRKGLIKIKSMRSACGIKLSRP
- the LOC140825741 gene encoding tubulin beta-6 chain-like — its product is MREILHIQGGQCGNQIGSKFWEVICDEHGVDPTGKFSGDGSSDTQLERINVYFNEASGGRYVPRAVLMDLEPGTMDAIRSGTFGQIFRPDNFVFGQSGAGNNWAKGHYTEGAELIDSVLDVVRKEAENCDCLQGFQVCHSLGGGTGSGMGTLLISKIREEYPDRMMLTFSVFPSPKVSDTVVEPYNATLSVHQLVENADECMVLDNEALYDICFRTLKLSTPSFGDLNHLISATMSGVTCCLRFPGQLNSDLRKLAVNLIPFPRLHFFMVGFAPLTSRGSQQYISLTVPELTQQMWDAKNMMCAADPRHGRYLTASAMFRGKMSTKEVDEQMLNVQNKNSSYFVEWIPNNVKSSACDIPPRGLKMASTFIGNSTSIQEMFRRVSEQFTAMFRRKAFLHWYTGEGMDEMEFTEAESNMNDLVAEYQQYQDATADDDEQYEHEGGEEAYEG
- the LOC140828098 gene encoding uncharacterized protein isoform X2 — translated: MRLRLRHPRFRLQKKRLNSEDHWLRLRLRRRPLPVLPLRSLSRLVSLMESPSVLQRRLKKRVVENVRKQLNELKAQNSDIKPMKQEALKTRQSKEESQRDMGRFLNLGIDFIQHDETIMLPHLQQFVGYQTAHKLHHPFGPIRAQMYPPNNGLKSDNQVGPSGIPDPNLSAEEAFGVYSTQPLDVNREIADKRARFAEARRMRKGLIKIKSMRSACGIKLSRP